The Candidatus Eremiobacterota bacterium nucleotide sequence AGCTGGAAGGATAACGATATGGACCTGATCGACGCTCAGCCGTTCAACCCGACCCAGGTATTACTCAAGAAATATGCCATAGGAAATGCGGAAATAAAGGGCGTGAAAGCGACTGTGCCGGTGACTCTGACCTTGGAGAGAGGCAAAAAAGTGATAAGAATCGTGGAGCTGACAAAAAAGGACGGGGTCTGGCGCATCTCCGATTTCTTCTGGCCGGATCAAAAGGGGAGCGGATTTTCCACCGAGCTCAAGGAAATGCTCAAGAAAAAGAAATTGATCTAGAAACAGAGGGAGGCAAATAACAGGAGGCCTCTGAGAAGCCTCAGTTCTGTAAAGGCCTGAAGGAGAACCTTGCCATGAGGTATCTGCCGACATTGAGGAATAAGAGAGACGGATTCTTTGTCATACTGTGCCTTGCCGTTCTCATGGCGGTGAGGGCGGCATCCCCTGCCTCTGCAAACCCCGGATTTTTCGGGGGCGAAGGCGAGCACATCGTATTGACCGGTAAGGGAAACCTTGTCCTGAGAGAAGAGAAAGTGCTCATCAGGATCACCCCGCCTTTTGCCTTTGTTGAAGGAATATACTCTCTCTGCAACCCCGGCAGGGAGAATACCGTGGAAATAGGCTTCCCCCATGCCAGGCCGCACAAGCCCAACGAGAAGATGGGGCTCCGAAAACCCCGGGATTTCTCTGTCTCCGTCAATGATATCCCTGTGCAGTACCGTTCAGCCTTGATAAAAAAAGAAAAAAACACGTGGATACTGAAGGATGAAAAGGGAAAAGTGAAAAAACTGGGCCTTCCCTCGCAGAAAGCTGCGCCTCCCGGCTCTTCCGAGCATTTCTGGGAGAGCATTTACTCTT carries:
- a CDS encoding DUF3828 domain-containing protein yields the protein MLKNIFALCLCLILIAGALSAVQAAEKTPEQVVDACYAWYFKNSPVADGKGQDAGKNDFRKTFSQVKELFQPDLYSMLSIVFAKVNAMKSWKDNDMDLIDAQPFNPTQVLLKKYAIGNAEIKGVKATVPVTLTLERGKKVIRIVELTKKDGVWRISDFFWPDQKGSGFSTELKEMLKKKKLI